The following coding sequences lie in one Cupriavidus sp. WKF15 genomic window:
- a CDS encoding molecular chaperone TorD family protein: MTDFQPIQLTPPAHADDAEDIARADLYGLLATLFYRAPDAALLHHIAANRAPDDDSDTVLGRAWNILCDAASATTEAETADEYRELFLGVGRQEVFLYGSYYLTGFLNERPLVALRDDLDRYGLVRHDDVSETEDHVATLCEVMRFLVAGEDIAISNLGEQQRFYARHMQPWIGKLCDALSSHPQARFYRSVAGLMQAFAEVEAVALEMH; the protein is encoded by the coding sequence TTTCCAGCCCATCCAGCTGACACCCCCTGCGCACGCCGACGATGCCGAGGACATTGCCCGTGCCGATCTTTATGGTCTCCTGGCCACGCTGTTCTACCGGGCGCCGGACGCGGCGCTGCTTCATCACATCGCCGCCAACCGCGCACCGGACGACGATTCGGACACGGTATTGGGTCGAGCATGGAATATCTTGTGCGATGCGGCATCGGCCACGACCGAGGCCGAGACGGCTGACGAGTATCGTGAACTGTTCCTCGGTGTGGGCCGCCAGGAGGTCTTCCTGTATGGGTCCTACTACCTGACCGGCTTCCTGAACGAACGCCCGCTGGTGGCCTTGCGCGATGACCTGGACCGCTACGGGCTGGTGCGGCATGACGATGTCAGCGAGACCGAGGACCACGTGGCGACGCTGTGCGAGGTGATGCGCTTCCTGGTTGCCGGCGAGGATATCGCCATTTCCAATCTGGGCGAACAGCAGCGCTTCTACGCGCGGCACATGCAGCCCTGGATCGGAAAATTGTGCGATGCACTAAGCAGCCATCCACAAGCGCGCTTCTATCGCAGCGTTGCCGGACTGATGCAGGCCTTCGCGGAGGTCGAGGCCGTGGCACTCGAGATGCATTGA
- a CDS encoding formate dehydrogenase subunit gamma, which produces MRPSQNMCRWRAWLAASALAMLTFASGGAAVAQAPASAPPAARSTQSAQTADANNPATHPVQPFAGIASENIFNVPRRDVANEARSQQERTVTQPGNNAPVWREVNSDQAHYSSLPAKEAGVLIQRTGQQWRLFRNGVITVWGGWLLVVVPLAILGFFLWRGTIPLREPRTGRMIERFTPFERIVHWTMAISFVLLAVSGIVMLFGKHFLLPVMGHTLFGWLSYLLKNIHNLAGPVFTLSIIVAFVIFVRSNLPSRDDLDWITSLGGLASGKHVPSGRFNAGEKMWFWGGLVIFGLVLSASGWVLDMIVPGLDYYRATMQIANVIHGIAAVLMIAMSLGHIYMGTIGMEGAYRAMRDGWVDEAWAREHHEHWYDDIKAGKIPAQRSPTPDAGAARRRSPGEA; this is translated from the coding sequence ATGAGGCCCTCGCAGAACATGTGCCGCTGGCGTGCCTGGCTCGCCGCAAGCGCGCTGGCCATGTTGACGTTCGCAAGCGGCGGCGCCGCTGTTGCGCAGGCGCCGGCCTCGGCGCCGCCGGCTGCCCGGTCCACGCAGTCCGCACAGACGGCGGACGCGAACAACCCGGCCACGCATCCGGTGCAGCCGTTCGCCGGCATTGCCTCGGAGAACATTTTCAACGTGCCGCGCCGCGACGTTGCCAACGAAGCCAGGTCGCAGCAGGAACGCACTGTGACGCAGCCCGGCAACAACGCGCCGGTCTGGCGGGAGGTCAATTCCGACCAGGCCCACTACAGCAGCCTGCCGGCCAAGGAAGCCGGCGTGCTGATCCAGCGTACCGGGCAGCAGTGGCGCCTGTTCCGCAATGGCGTGATCACCGTGTGGGGCGGCTGGCTGCTGGTCGTGGTGCCATTGGCGATCCTGGGCTTCTTCCTCTGGCGCGGCACCATCCCGCTGCGCGAGCCGCGCACCGGCCGCATGATCGAACGCTTCACGCCGTTCGAGCGCATCGTCCACTGGACCATGGCGATCTCGTTCGTGCTGCTGGCGGTGTCGGGCATCGTGATGCTGTTCGGCAAGCATTTCCTGCTGCCAGTGATGGGGCATACGCTGTTCGGCTGGCTCAGCTACCTGCTGAAGAACATCCATAACCTGGCGGGCCCCGTGTTCACGCTGTCGATCATCGTCGCCTTCGTGATCTTTGTGCGCAGCAACCTGCCCAGCCGTGACGACCTCGACTGGATAACCAGCCTCGGCGGCCTGGCCAGCGGCAAGCACGTGCCGAGCGGCCGCTTCAATGCAGGCGAGAAGATGTGGTTCTGGGGCGGGCTGGTGATCTTCGGGCTGGTGCTGTCCGCGTCCGGGTGGGTGCTCGACATGATCGTGCCGGGGCTCGATTACTACCGCGCCACCATGCAGATCGCCAACGTGATCCACGGCATTGCCGCCGTGCTGATGATCGCGATGTCGCTTGGTCACATCTACATGGGCACCATCGGCATGGAAGGCGCCTACCGTGCCATGCGCGACGGCTGGGTCGACGAGGCCTGGGCCAGGGAGCATCACGAGCATTGGTACGACGATATCAAGGCTGGCAAGATCCCGGCCCAGCGCTCGCCGACGCCGGATGCCGGTGCTGCCCGCCGGCGCAGTCCGGGCGAGGCCTGA
- the fdh3B gene encoding formate dehydrogenase FDH3 subunit beta has protein sequence MARMKFICDAERCIECNSCVTACKNEHEVPWGVNRRRVVTINDGMVGAEKSISVACMHCSDAPCMAVCPVDCFYRTEDGVVLHDKDVCIGCGYCSYACPFGAPQFPSTGTFGVRGKMDKCTFCAGGPEKNGSEAEFEKYGRNRLAEGKLPLCAEMCSTKALLGGDGDVIADILRNRVIKRGKGGDVFGWGTAYGTKGGAQQAPAAPAAPANPAPAAGNGGQPS, from the coding sequence ATGGCACGCATGAAATTTATCTGTGACGCCGAACGCTGCATCGAGTGCAACAGCTGCGTCACTGCCTGCAAGAACGAGCACGAGGTGCCGTGGGGCGTGAACCGGCGCCGCGTGGTCACCATCAACGACGGCATGGTCGGCGCGGAGAAGTCGATCTCCGTGGCCTGCATGCACTGCTCGGACGCCCCCTGCATGGCGGTCTGCCCGGTCGACTGCTTCTACCGCACCGAGGATGGCGTGGTGCTGCACGACAAGGACGTCTGCATCGGCTGCGGCTACTGCTCTTACGCGTGCCCGTTCGGCGCGCCGCAGTTCCCGTCCACGGGCACCTTCGGCGTGCGCGGCAAGATGGACAAGTGCACCTTCTGCGCGGGCGGACCCGAGAAGAACGGCTCGGAGGCCGAATTCGAGAAGTACGGCCGCAACCGGCTGGCCGAAGGCAAGCTGCCGCTGTGCGCGGAAATGTGCTCGACCAAGGCGCTGCTCGGCGGCGACGGCGACGTGATCGCCGACATCCTGCGCAACCGCGTGATCAAGCGCGGCAAGGGCGGCGATGTGTTCGGCTGGGGCACCGCATACGGGACCAAGGGCGGTGCGCAGCAGGCGCCTGCAGCACCGGCGGCGCCGGCCAACCCGGCCCCCGCCGCGGGCAACGGAGGGCAACCGTCATGA
- a CDS encoding formate dehydrogenase, translating to MREKQPRVARRTFLAGAGVVAAAAGAASLTARGPAAPVGSAVIPEPADVPSDSKGYRVSEHIRKYYRTTLV from the coding sequence ATGAGAGAGAAGCAACCCAGGGTCGCACGCCGCACGTTTCTCGCGGGCGCTGGAGTTGTCGCTGCGGCCGCCGGCGCAGCGTCGCTGACCGCGCGCGGTCCTGCCGCGCCCGTCGGGAGTGCCGTCATTCCCGAGCCCGCCGACGTACCGTCGGACAGCAAGGGCTATCGCGTTTCCGAACACATTCGCAAGTACTACCGCACCACGCTGGTGTGA
- a CDS encoding molybdopterin-dependent oxidoreductase — protein MILTRKRAAQGASTRLADGLAQASATAGSGRLSTRLAAGLAGAMPTMDRRSFLKRSGIGVGAGLAASQLTLLRKADAADDKTVAAAEGKGGIVVKRTVCGHCSVGCAVDAVVQNGVWVRQEPVFDSPINMGAHCAKGAALREHGHGEYRLKYPMKLVNGKYQRISWDQALDEITAKMKEIRQQTGPDSMFFIGSSKHSNEQAYLMRKWVSFFGTNNTDHQARICHSTTVAGVANTWGYGAMTNSYNDMQNAKAALYIGSNAAEAHPVSMLHLLHAKENGCKVIVVDPRYTRTAAKADHYVRIRSGTDIAFLFGVLYHVFQNGWEDQKFLHDRVYGMDKVKEEILAKWAPDKVEEVCGVPEAQVKMVAEIMAKNRPSTLVWCMGQTQHTIGNAIVRASCIVQLALGNIGVSGGGANIFRGHDNVQGATDVGPNPDSLPGYYGLATGAWKHYAAVWGVDYEWIKKQFVSQAMMEKSGSTVSRWIDMVTEKNELIDQDNNVRGVFFWGHAPNSQTRGLEMKKAMDKLDLLVVVDPYPSATAAMANMPPPEGDKVNPNRAVYLLPACTQFETSGSCTASNRSLQWREKVIEPLFESMPDQTIMQAFADKLGFGKELSKNYKMIEVKRAGRTWMEPETESILREINRSNWTIGYTGQSPERLKAHMRNMQMFDVKTLRCSGGKDAATGYDLTGDYFGLPWPCYGNPELKHPGSPNLYDTSKHVMDGGGNFRANFGVERDGVNLLAEDGSYSKGAEITTGYPEFDHVLLKKLGWWDDLTDDEKKAAEGKNWKTDLSGGIQRVVLKVHGCHPFGNAKARAVVWNFPDPIPQHREPLYSTRPDMVAKYPTHDDKMAFWRLPTLYKTVQQRNVENKIYEKFPIILTSGRLVEYEGGGEETRSNPWLAELQQENFVEINPRAASDRGIRNGDFCWVKTPTGARIKVRALVTERVGPDTAFIPFHFSGWWQGKDLKEYYPDGAMPVVRGEAVNTATTYGYDSVTMMQETKTTICQIERFA, from the coding sequence ATGATCTTGACCCGCAAACGCGCGGCGCAGGGCGCATCGACCCGGCTCGCTGACGGTCTGGCGCAGGCCAGCGCAACTGCCGGATCCGGCCGGCTTTCCACGCGGCTCGCCGCGGGCCTTGCCGGTGCCATGCCGACCATGGACCGGCGCAGTTTCCTCAAGCGTTCCGGCATCGGCGTCGGGGCGGGGCTGGCGGCTTCGCAACTGACGCTGCTGCGCAAGGCGGACGCCGCCGATGACAAGACCGTCGCGGCCGCGGAAGGCAAGGGCGGCATTGTCGTGAAGCGTACCGTGTGCGGCCATTGCTCGGTGGGCTGCGCCGTCGATGCCGTGGTGCAGAACGGCGTATGGGTGCGGCAGGAGCCGGTGTTCGACTCGCCCATCAATATGGGCGCGCACTGCGCCAAGGGCGCCGCGCTGCGCGAGCATGGCCACGGCGAATATCGCCTGAAGTACCCGATGAAGCTGGTCAACGGCAAGTACCAGCGCATCAGCTGGGACCAGGCGCTCGACGAGATCACCGCCAAGATGAAGGAGATCCGCCAGCAGACCGGGCCGGATTCGATGTTCTTCATCGGCTCGTCCAAGCACAGCAACGAGCAGGCCTACCTGATGCGCAAATGGGTGTCGTTCTTCGGCACCAACAACACCGACCACCAGGCGCGCATCTGCCACTCCACCACCGTGGCAGGCGTGGCGAATACCTGGGGCTACGGGGCGATGACCAACTCGTACAACGATATGCAGAACGCGAAGGCGGCTCTGTATATCGGCTCCAACGCGGCCGAGGCGCATCCGGTGTCGATGCTGCACCTGCTGCACGCGAAGGAGAACGGCTGCAAGGTGATCGTGGTGGATCCGCGCTATACGCGCACCGCTGCCAAGGCGGACCACTATGTGCGCATTCGCTCGGGCACCGACATCGCCTTCCTGTTCGGCGTGCTGTACCACGTCTTCCAGAATGGCTGGGAGGACCAGAAGTTCCTGCACGACCGTGTCTATGGCATGGACAAGGTCAAGGAGGAGATCCTGGCCAAGTGGGCGCCCGACAAGGTCGAGGAAGTCTGCGGCGTGCCCGAGGCGCAGGTGAAGATGGTGGCCGAGATCATGGCGAAGAACCGGCCCAGCACGCTGGTCTGGTGCATGGGGCAGACCCAGCACACGATCGGCAACGCGATCGTGCGCGCCTCGTGCATCGTGCAGCTCGCGCTCGGCAATATCGGTGTCTCCGGCGGCGGTGCCAACATCTTCCGCGGCCATGACAACGTGCAGGGCGCCACCGACGTCGGGCCCAACCCGGATTCGCTGCCCGGCTACTACGGCCTGGCCACGGGCGCGTGGAAGCACTATGCGGCGGTGTGGGGCGTCGACTACGAATGGATCAAGAAGCAGTTCGTGTCGCAGGCGATGATGGAGAAGTCCGGCTCGACCGTGTCGCGCTGGATCGACATGGTCACCGAGAAGAACGAGCTGATCGACCAGGACAACAACGTGCGCGGCGTGTTCTTCTGGGGCCATGCGCCGAACTCGCAGACGCGCGGCCTGGAAATGAAGAAGGCCATGGACAAGCTCGACCTGCTGGTCGTGGTCGACCCGTATCCGTCCGCCACCGCGGCCATGGCCAACATGCCGCCGCCCGAAGGCGACAAGGTCAATCCGAACCGCGCGGTCTACCTTTTGCCGGCCTGCACGCAGTTCGAAACCTCGGGCTCCTGCACGGCCTCCAACCGTTCGCTGCAATGGCGCGAGAAGGTCATCGAGCCACTGTTCGAGTCGATGCCCGACCAGACCATCATGCAGGCGTTTGCCGACAAGCTCGGCTTTGGCAAGGAGCTGTCGAAGAACTACAAGATGATCGAGGTCAAGCGCGCCGGCCGTACCTGGATGGAGCCGGAGACCGAGTCGATCCTGCGCGAGATCAACCGCAGCAACTGGACCATCGGCTACACCGGCCAGTCGCCCGAACGCCTCAAGGCGCATATGCGCAATATGCAGATGTTCGACGTGAAGACGTTGCGCTGCAGCGGCGGCAAGGATGCCGCGACCGGCTACGACCTGACCGGCGACTACTTCGGCCTGCCATGGCCGTGCTACGGCAATCCGGAACTCAAGCACCCTGGCTCGCCTAACCTGTACGACACCAGCAAGCATGTGATGGATGGCGGCGGCAACTTCCGCGCGAACTTCGGCGTGGAGCGCGATGGCGTCAACCTGCTGGCCGAGGACGGTTCATACTCGAAGGGGGCCGAGATCACCACGGGCTATCCCGAGTTCGACCACGTGCTGCTCAAGAAGCTGGGCTGGTGGGACGACCTGACCGACGACGAGAAGAAGGCCGCCGAAGGCAAGAACTGGAAGACCGACCTCTCGGGCGGCATCCAGCGCGTGGTGCTCAAGGTGCATGGCTGCCACCCGTTCGGCAATGCCAAGGCGCGTGCCGTGGTGTGGAACTTCCCGGACCCGATTCCGCAGCACCGCGAGCCGCTGTATTCCACACGGCCCGACATGGTCGCGAAGTATCCGACCCACGACGACAAGATGGCGTTCTGGCGCCTGCCGACGCTGTACAAGACCGTGCAGCAGCGCAACGTCGAGAACAAGATCTACGAGAAGTTCCCGATCATCCTGACGTCAGGCCGCCTGGTGGAGTACGAGGGCGGCGGCGAGGAAACCCGTTCGAACCCGTGGCTGGCCGAACTGCAGCAGGAGAACTTCGTCGAGATCAACCCGCGCGCCGCCTCCGACCGCGGCATCCGCAACGGCGACTTCTGCTGGGTCAAGACGCCGACCGGCGCCCGCATCAAGGTACGTGCGCTGGTGACGGAGCGCGTCGGCCCCGATACGGCCTTCATCCCGTTCCACTTCTCGGGCTGGTGGCAGGGCAAGGACCTGAAGGAGTACTACCCCGACGGCGCGATGCCGGTCGTGCGCGGCGAGGCCGTCAACACGGCCACCACGTATGGGTACGACTCGGTCACGATGATGCAGGAAACCAAGACCACGATCTGCCAGATCGAACGCTTTGCATAA